Proteins encoded together in one Streptomyces sp. NA04227 window:
- a CDS encoding DUF3515 domain-containing protein has translation MNFSISGRRALGAPPVLALLLTATAACTSGDGGTDVAVPEPGAESVRLCRDLDRELPDRVAGQRREDPAASQLTAAWGDPAYVLRCGVTRPDKMDDPKADGVDVDGVGWLLEKRSDGSFRFTTTLRKAYVEVTVPEDRASEGLAPLTDLAPPVKKTIPKGVSSD, from the coding sequence GTGAACTTCTCGATCTCCGGGCGCCGCGCGCTCGGCGCACCCCCGGTCCTCGCTCTGCTGCTCACCGCCACGGCGGCCTGCACCTCTGGTGACGGTGGCACGGATGTCGCGGTTCCCGAACCGGGAGCCGAGAGCGTACGTCTGTGCCGCGACCTGGACCGGGAGTTGCCGGACCGCGTCGCCGGGCAGCGCCGCGAAGACCCCGCCGCGTCCCAACTCACCGCCGCCTGGGGCGATCCGGCGTACGTACTGCGCTGCGGGGTGACCCGTCCCGACAAGATGGACGACCCCAAGGCGGACGGCGTGGACGTCGACGGCGTCGGCTGGCTCCTGGAGAAGCGGTCCGACGGTTCGTTCCGGTTCACGACCACCCTGCGCAAGGCGTACGTGGAGGTCACGGTGCCCGAGGACCGGGCCTCCGAAGGCCTGGCGCCGCTCACCGACTTGGCGCCGCCGGTGAAGAAGACGATCCCCAAGGGCGTCTCGTCCGACTGA